In a single window of the Ornithodoros turicata isolate Travis unplaced genomic scaffold, ASM3712646v1 ctg00001266.1, whole genome shotgun sequence genome:
- the LOC135376749 gene encoding uncharacterized protein K02A2.6-like yields the protein MPTFGRIEPFEGGGDEWPSYVERLQAFFEANDVGNDKKRAIFFSSCGQKTYSLLRDLLKPAAPQDKSLDEVLEVLGKHYCPKPSEVVQRFRFNSRVRTKGESVSDFVAALKSLSEHCSFGSELENMLRDRVVCGIDNQEIQTRLLEQPSLTFKSAVQTALAMEAAKSDAGEICQASTSSSFPTHRVVSVGEVTCFRCGDGHLANQCKYASSICNFCRKRGHLARVCHSKHKNTSAHKHFQEPAGRRSSPKGLRVKKVKTFGQRPFPVNAVGEDEDVETSSEVFDMWHLSDDALSPPPPFTVVVNVCDKPLPMEVDTGASVSVMSKNNFQQLLPDVTVNPSKVLLRSYTGELSQVQGQANVCVQFCDKSAVLPLFLTGDRSPTLLGRNWIQQLGIGIADVEVNKCSLSDVKSLIHEYSEVFSNGLGQYKGPAATIHVLEGSLPKFFKPRPLPFALKEGVTQELQRLQRDGVLVPVKSSEWAAPIVPVPKKDGRVRVCGDFKVTVNPVTQLEKYPIPRIEDLWNTLSGGEKFTKLDLRDAYQQVILAEESRRYVTISTHIGLFQYTRLPFGVSSAPAIFQREMENLFRGLPHVAVYFDDILVTGRNDTEHMRNLHCVLARLRDVGLKLKFDKCHFFVPEVNYLGHIISKEGLSPDKSKVEAISKAPAPRDVKELQSYLGLINFYRRFLPNLSSCLRPLYLLLTAGKRWEWGRAQEDAFNESKRLMLSAPILAHFDPAKPLYLSCDASPYGVGAVISQKEADGRERPIAFASRSLSEAEQRYSQLDKEALALVFGTERFHQYLWGMFFRAYTDHKPLLGLLGANKPIPVQASPRLVRWALKLSTYQYELLYKPGRDLLHADALSRLPLPACQEQSTVPAEVFMLEQAYSDLLTPTVVARATKNDPVLSQVFLALSRGEVISLGPEGYPYSARSAELSLHEGCVLWGARAVIPKALQSRVLKMLHAGHPGIEKSKKIARSHVWWPGIDNDIMGNVKACSICQSLQRTPRPAQQTPWPFPQRPWSRLHVDFGGPFLGHTFLVIVDAYSKWVEVFPVKSTSAESTIDVLRLVFAQHGLPDLIVSDNGPAFASAQYLDFLTRNGIRRMLVPPYHPASNGAAERVVQTVKNKLKKSAPGCFKTQIARFLFQYRTTPHEVTGRAPCELLTGRMFKTPLDVLRPSLHSSVHFKQLKQKLHADEGCRRGPPFEATDDVFARDFRRGAAWVPARVVGTLSNSSAAVTVEDGSTWHRHNDHLRPRVPAMGEVVPPRVEPQPAVVAETPVNEGTTAADVGQSFAQQLDRPAGGNGTVDSSVESKTPLRRSKRTVKPVQRYSPQ from the coding sequence ATGCCTACGTTTGGAAGAATCGAGCCCTTCGAAGGAGGGGGAGACGAGTGGCCGTCCTACGTTGAACGACTGCAGGCGTTTTTCGAGGCAAACGACGTTGGAAATGATAAGAAAAGGGCAATTTTCTTCAGCAGCTGTGGTCAGAAAACTTATTCATTGCTTCGCGACCTACTCAAGCCGGCAGCGCCACAGGACAAGTCGCTGGACGAGGTACTGGAAGTTCTTGGGAAACACTATTGTCCGAAGCCATCCGAGGTTGTCCAGAGGTTTCGCTTCAATTCACGAGTTCGAACGAAAGGCGAGTCCGTTAGTGACTTTGTTGCGGCATTGAAGAGCCTTTCCGAACATTGCAGTTTCGGCAGCGAACTTGAGAACATGTTGAGAGACCGTGTTGTTTGCGGAATTGATAATCAAGAAATTCAGACTAGGCTCTTGGAGCAACCCAGCCTCACGTTCAAAAGTGCAGTGCAGACTGCTTTGGCCATGGAAGCGGCGAAGAGTGACGCCGGAGAAATTTGTCAAGCGAGTACAAGTAGTTCGTTTCCGACGCATCGTGTCGTGTCCGTTGGTGAAGTCACCTGTTTTCGTTGTGGTGATGGACACCTGGCAAATCAGTGCAAATACGCTAGTAGCATTTGCAATTTCTGTCGCAAACGGGGGCATCTGGCGCGGGTGTGTCATTCAAAGCATAAGAACACTTCTGCCCACAAGCATTTCCAAGAGCCAGCAGGCCGAAGATCATCTCCGAAGGGTCTACGTGTGAAAAAGGTTAAGACCTTTGGTCAACGCCCGTTTCCCGTGAACGCAGTTGGGGAAGATGAGGATGTTGAGACATCGTCGGAAGTGTTTGACATGTGGCATCTGTCTGACGACGCGTTGTCGCCACCACCGCCGTTCACCGTTGTGGTCAACGTCTGTGACAAGCCACTGCCTATGGAAGTGGACACGGGAGCGAGTGTGTCCGTGATGTCCAAGAACAACTTCCAGCAACTTTTACCGGATGTAACTGTCAATCCGTCGAAAGTTTTGTTGCGAAGTTACACTGGCGAGCTGAGCCAGGTGCAAGGACAAGCCAATGTTTGTGTACAGTTCTGTGACAAATCAGCAGTTCTTCCTTTATTTCTCACCGGGGATCGTTCTCCTACATTGCTGGGACGCAATTGGATTCAGCAGCTGGGAATTGGCATCGCAGATGTCGAAGTGAACAAGTGTTCGCTTTCTGATGTGAAGAGTCTCATCCACGAATATTCTGAGGTATTCAGTAATGGTCTGGGGCAGTATAAAGGTCCAGCAGCCACAATTCATGTTCTTGAGGGCTCGTTGCCAAAGTTCTTTAAACCACGACCATTGCCATTCGCCTTGAAGGAGGGAGTCACCCAAGAACTTCAAAGATTGCAGCGGGATGGAGTGCTGGTCCCTGTGAAGTCATCAGAGTGGGCGGCTCCTATTGTCCCTGTACCAAAGAAGGATGGTCGCGTGAGAGTGTGTGGAGACTTTAAAGTTACCGTAAATCCAGTGACACAACTTGAGAAGTATCCAATTCCACGGATTGAAGACCTGTGGAATACACTTTCAGGAGGTGAGAAGTTTACCAAGTTGGACTTAAGGGATGCATACCAACAAGTGATCCTTGCCGAGGAGTCCAGGAGGTATGTTACCATTTCGACGCATATTGGTTTGTTCCAATACACCAGATTACCTTTCGGAGTTTCCTCTGCGCCAGCAATATTTCAACGTGAAATGGAGAACTTGTTTCGTGGTCTTCCACATGTAGCTGTGTACTTTGATGACATACTTGTTACGGGACGCAATGACACTGAGCACATGAGGAATCTGCATTGTGTCCTTGCTCGACTTCGGGATGTTGGACTAAAGTTGAAATTCGACAAGTGTCATTTTTTTGTGCCAGAGGTGAATTATCTAGGGCACATCATCAGCAAAGAGGGACTGTCTCCAGATAAGAGCAAGGTGGAAGCTATTTCCAAGGCACCAGCTCCGCGTGATGTTAAAGAGCTTCAAAGTTATCTGGGCCTGATAAACTTCTATAGAAGATTTTTGCCCAACTTGTCGTCTTGCCTTCGCCCATTGTATCTGCTCCTCACAGCTGGGAAAAGATGGGAGTGGGGCAGAGCCCAAGAAGATGCCTTCAACGAAAGCAAGCGTCTCATGTTATCTGCGCCCATCCTTGCGCATTTTGATCCTGCCAAGCCGCTGTACCTGAGCTGTGACGCATCTCCTTATGGTGTTGGGGCTGTCATATCTCAAAAAGAAGCTGATGGCAGAGAGCGTCCTATCGCTTTTGCCTCCCGAAGCTTGTCTGAGGCAGAGCAACGATACAGTCAGCTTGATAAGGAGGCACTAGCCTTGGTGTTCGGTACAGAACGTTTTCACCAGTACCTGTGGGGAATGTTCTTTAGAGCATATACTGATCATAAGCCACTTTTGGGATTGTTAGGTGCCAACAAGCCGATACCAGTTCAAGCATCTCCTCGGCTCGTGAGGTGGGCACTCAAACTTTCCACATATCAGTACGAACTTTTGTATAAACCTGGAAGGGATCTTCTTCATGCTGACGCATTGAGTAGACTGCCACTTCCTGCTTGTCAGGAACAGTCAACTGTTCCAGCTGAAGTCTTCATGCTTGAGCAAGCCTATTCAGACCTTCTGACGCCAACCGTTGTAGCTCGAGCTACGAAGAATGATCCTGTGCTTAGTCAAGTCTTCCTTGCTCTCTCAAGAGGTGAAGTTATTTCACTGGGACCTGAGGGGTATCCCTACAGTGCAAGAAGTGCTGAGTTGAGTCTTCATGAAGGTTGTGTGCTTTGGGGAGCAAGAGCAGTTATTCCTAAGGCATTGCAGTCCAGAgtgctcaagatgctgcatgCCGGACATCCAGGCATTGAGAAGAGCAAGAAGATCGCCAGGAGCCATGTTTGGTGGCCAGGGATCGACAATGACATCATGGGTAATGTCAAGGCTTGTTCTATTTGTCAATCTCTGCAAAGGACACCAAGACCTGCTCAGCAGACACCATGGCCATTCCCTCAAAGGCCTTGGTCAAGGCTCCATGTCGATTTTGGTGGACCGTTTTTGGGTCATACGTTTTTAGTCATTGTTGATGCATACTCAAAGTGGGTCGAGGTGTTCCCCGTCAAGTCTACATCTGCAGAATCCACCATTGATGTCTTACGGTTGGTTTTTGCACAGCACGGACTCCCAGATTTGATTGTGTCTGACAATGGACCTGCGTTCGCTAGTGCGCAGTATTTAGACTTTTTAACACGTAACGGCATTCGTAGAATGTTAGTACCCCCCTATCACCCAGCATCAAATGGTGCTGCTGAGCGTGTAGTGCAAACTGTTAAAAACAAATTGAAGAAAAGTGCACCAGGGTGTTTCAAGACTCAAATCGCCAGGTTTCTGTTTCAATATAGAACAACACCACATGAAGTTACAGGGAGGGCACCGTGTGAGTTGCTCACTGGTAGAATGTTTAAGACTCCATTGGATGTGCTGCGGCCAAGTCTTCATTCTTCAGTACACTTCAAGCAACTAAAGCAGAAGCTGCACGCCGATGAGGGTTGCCGTCGTGGTCCACCTTTTGAAGCTACTGACGACGTGTTTGCCAGGGATTTCCGTCGGGGAGCAGCATGGGTTCCTGCTCGTGTTGTCGGAACCTTGAGCAATTCTTCAGCGGCTGTCACTGTTGAAGATGGCTCCACGTGGCATCGACACAATGACCATCTAAGGCCGAGGGTTCCTGCTATGGGAGAGGTTGTACCACCACGAGTTGAGCCTCAGCCAGCTGTTGTAGCAGAGACACCTGTCAACGAGGGAACCACAGCAGCGGATGTGGGTCAGTCTTTTGCCCAGCAGTTAGATCGCCCCGCAGGAGGTAACGGTACCGTGGACAGTTCGGTTGAGAGCAAAACCCCACTGCGGCGTAGCAAAAGAACTGTGAAGCCTGTGCAAAGGTACTCTCCGCAGTGA